The following proteins are co-located in the Paraburkholderia phytofirmans PsJN genome:
- a CDS encoding lysozyme yields the protein MNENLKYSNQGMSLTENAETLVLFAYPDPASPLAKALQARGLWQRVLAGGAIPPDLGSLNGAPWTGGWGHTGPDVRPGMTITRDMAVDWLRADVRGAEAVVKRDVKVALNQEEYDALVDLVFNIGSGNFDTSTLLRKLNASDTDGAIAEFARWNQAGGKVLVGLVKRREAERVLFQLGANHARAAA from the coding sequence TTGAACGAGAACCTTAAATATTCCAACCAGGGCATGTCGCTCACGGAGAACGCAGAGACGCTTGTGCTGTTCGCGTATCCGGATCCAGCGTCGCCACTCGCCAAAGCCCTGCAGGCGCGGGGCCTATGGCAGCGGGTGCTCGCTGGCGGTGCGATTCCGCCTGACCTCGGCTCGCTGAACGGTGCGCCGTGGACAGGCGGCTGGGGCCATACCGGCCCGGACGTCAGGCCCGGCATGACGATCACGCGCGACATGGCCGTCGACTGGTTGCGCGCGGACGTGCGCGGTGCCGAAGCCGTGGTCAAACGCGACGTCAAGGTTGCTTTGAACCAGGAGGAATACGACGCACTCGTCGACCTCGTATTCAACATCGGCAGCGGCAATTTCGACACCTCGACGCTTTTGCGCAAGCTCAACGCCAGCGACACGGACGGCGCAATCGCCGAATTCGCACGCTGGAATCAGGCGGGCGGCAAGGTGCTGGTGGGGCTAGTCAAGCGGCGCGAAGCAGAGCGCGTGCTGTTCCAGCTCGGCGCAAATCACGCGAGGGCCGCCGCATGA
- a CDS encoding DNA adenine methylase, whose translation MANPIVPWTGGKRRLADHLIPRFPKHECYVEVFAGGAALYFLRPPATVEVVNDINGDLINLYRVVQHHLEEFVRQFKWALTSRQVFKWLQDTIPETLTDIQRAARFYYLQHNCFGAKVEGQSFGTATTTPPGLNLLRLEETLSAAHLRLSNTFLEHLDWKTCIDRYDRPHTLFYLDPPYWQTEGYGVPFPYDVAFRRKGAGCFRRNGASERRLIRGSNGDQESLFLPPFASADLLLSGIGRGTR comes from the coding sequence ATGGCAAACCCTATCGTTCCATGGACCGGCGGCAAGCGTCGGCTGGCCGATCATCTCATCCCGCGTTTTCCGAAGCACGAATGCTATGTCGAGGTGTTCGCGGGCGGAGCGGCACTGTACTTTCTCCGGCCGCCGGCAACTGTCGAAGTCGTCAACGATATCAACGGGGACCTGATCAACCTGTATCGGGTCGTGCAGCACCACCTCGAGGAGTTCGTGCGCCAGTTCAAATGGGCGCTGACTAGCCGGCAGGTTTTCAAATGGCTGCAGGACACGATCCCGGAAACCCTCACCGATATCCAGCGAGCGGCCCGCTTTTATTACCTGCAGCACAACTGTTTTGGCGCGAAGGTTGAGGGTCAGTCATTCGGGACGGCCACCACAACACCACCCGGTCTGAACCTGCTGCGGCTCGAAGAGACGCTGTCGGCAGCGCACCTTCGGCTTTCCAATACGTTCCTCGAACATCTCGACTGGAAGACGTGCATCGACCGGTACGATCGGCCGCATACGCTGTTCTATCTGGATCCACCGTATTGGCAGACGGAAGGCTACGGTGTGCCGTTTCCCTATGATGTTGCCTTTCGCCGTAAAGGAGCCGGGTGTTTTCGGCGTAATGGCGCCAGTGAAAGGCGCCTGATTCGGGGCTCGAACGGGGATCAAGAATCCTTGTTTTTACCTCCTTTCGCAAGTGCTGATTTGTTGCTCTCGGGCATCGGACGAGGAACGCGGTAG
- a CDS encoding acyltransferase family protein produces MKKIEQIQYLRAFAALLVVAYHAPATVARFSDALPQLRVGAFGVDIFFVISGFIMGLLGETGKGGRLDFILKRIVRIVPMYWIVTLLTVCLVLIAPHQMRSTVVDVPSMVKSLLFIPHFSLGHPGSVWPIVVPGWTLSYEMFFYAVFAVVIPAARLTRATFVSMVFAALAISGFVFHPANPVALTFTSTLLLEFVMGVWIAVACRQNVLPSRMLAWILLVVAVLMLYTKGAESRGIDKGVPAAAIVLGSLVVLRHFRSRLLGLIGDASYSIYLMQFFSFGMTRALWETLGITSSAPLSAASYVVFSITGSVVTGVATYWFVERPMSAYLGGLVRQRSAIGPASVAAQS; encoded by the coding sequence ATGAAAAAAATCGAACAGATTCAGTATCTGCGGGCTTTCGCAGCTCTCCTCGTGGTCGCTTATCATGCGCCGGCCACCGTCGCAAGATTCAGCGATGCGCTTCCACAACTGAGAGTTGGAGCTTTCGGCGTCGACATATTCTTTGTTATTAGTGGGTTCATCATGGGGTTGCTTGGTGAAACCGGCAAGGGAGGGAGACTCGATTTCATTCTCAAGCGAATCGTCAGAATTGTTCCAATGTATTGGATTGTCACGCTTCTGACGGTCTGCTTGGTGCTCATCGCGCCGCATCAGATGCGGTCAACGGTTGTCGACGTCCCGAGCATGGTCAAGAGCCTTTTGTTTATCCCCCATTTCTCGCTAGGTCATCCCGGCAGCGTTTGGCCGATCGTTGTCCCTGGCTGGACCTTGAGTTATGAAATGTTTTTTTATGCGGTTTTCGCTGTAGTTATACCCGCTGCTCGACTAACGCGAGCGACGTTCGTGTCGATGGTTTTTGCTGCTCTGGCGATCAGCGGGTTTGTCTTTCATCCAGCAAACCCGGTTGCACTGACGTTCACGAGTACGCTGCTACTTGAGTTTGTCATGGGTGTCTGGATCGCTGTTGCCTGTCGGCAGAACGTGCTGCCGTCTCGCATGCTTGCCTGGATATTACTCGTCGTTGCCGTCCTGATGCTTTACACCAAAGGCGCTGAGAGTCGAGGTATCGACAAGGGCGTTCCAGCTGCTGCAATCGTGCTCGGATCGCTCGTTGTACTTCGTCATTTTAGAAGCCGCCTGCTTGGACTGATCGGTGACGCATCCTACTCGATCTATTTGATGCAATTTTTCTCGTTCGGAATGACGAGGGCGCTTTGGGAGACACTGGGAATCACATCGTCTGCGCCGTTGAGTGCGGCGTCTTATGTTGTTTTTTCTATTACGGGATCAGTAGTTACGGGTGTTGCAACATACTGGTTTGTGGAGCGCCCGATGAGCGCATATCTGGGTGGGCTAGTTCGTCAGCGGTCGGCAATTGGACCGGCATCGGTTGCCGCCCAGAGTTGA
- the istB gene encoding IS21-like element helper ATPase IstB: MNPIPELTSSLKQLRLSGILDTLEARNREAIDRKLAYTDFLTLLIQDEIARRDHRKLDARMRRANFRGQKTLEGFDFDRLPNLNRAVVHDLATCRFIDEKVSVLIAGPCGTGKSHLAQALGHAAARQGHDVLFMTQTRLLGALRNAQAVGSYERRFQALAKVPLLIIDDFGLKPMRTPEDEDFHDLIAERYERTSTVLTSNLDFTEWGDAFATNKMLGAATLDRLRHAAYRVVLDGESYRVPRPMPESNKSALAKGGKNKDS; encoded by the coding sequence ATGAATCCAATTCCCGAACTCACGTCTTCCCTCAAGCAATTGCGACTGTCCGGCATCCTGGACACGCTCGAAGCGCGCAACCGTGAAGCCATCGACCGTAAGCTCGCCTATACCGACTTCCTGACGTTGCTCATCCAGGACGAGATCGCACGGCGCGATCATCGAAAGCTCGACGCCCGCATGCGCCGCGCGAACTTCCGTGGCCAGAAGACACTGGAAGGTTTCGACTTCGACCGCCTGCCCAATCTCAATCGTGCTGTCGTCCATGATCTGGCGACCTGCCGCTTTATCGATGAGAAGGTCAGCGTGCTGATCGCCGGTCCATGCGGAACGGGCAAGTCGCATCTGGCGCAGGCACTGGGCCATGCCGCCGCCCGGCAAGGTCACGATGTCCTGTTCATGACCCAGACCCGGCTTCTCGGCGCGCTACGCAACGCGCAGGCCGTGGGCTCCTACGAACGGCGCTTCCAGGCGCTTGCCAAGGTGCCGCTGCTCATCATTGACGACTTTGGACTGAAACCCATGCGCACGCCCGAAGATGAAGACTTCCACGATCTGATCGCCGAACGGTACGAACGTACATCGACCGTCCTGACCAGCAATCTTGATTTTACGGAATGGGGGGACGCGTTCGCGACCAACAAGATGCTCGGCGCCGCAACGCTTGATCGCCTGCGACATGCCGCGTACCGCGTCGTGCTCGATGGCGAGAGCTACCGCGTTCCTCGTCCGATGCCCGAGAGCAACAAATCAGCACTTGCGAAAGGAGGTAAAAACAAGGATTCTTGA
- a CDS encoding phage holin family protein, with translation MVRQTETVLADGLAGIQGASLVLAILLALIGGTASTFQRFASSDPPARSALVEIGSVITASIVAGLSAFFFCEWRGWPAPLTALVITLASWGGKRVLDQALDAGLRRIQGEKP, from the coding sequence ATGGTACGGCAGACCGAGACGGTACTCGCTGATGGCCTGGCGGGCATTCAGGGCGCGTCGCTTGTGCTGGCGATCCTGCTGGCACTTATCGGCGGGACGGCGAGTACGTTCCAGCGGTTCGCCTCGAGCGACCCACCGGCTCGCTCCGCGCTGGTCGAGATCGGCAGTGTCATCACCGCGTCGATCGTGGCCGGCCTGTCCGCTTTCTTTTTTTGCGAGTGGCGCGGGTGGCCAGCGCCGCTCACGGCACTGGTGATCACACTGGCGAGCTGGGGCGGAAAGCGCGTGCTGGATCAGGCGCTCGATGCCGGTCTTCGCCGCATTCAGGGAGAAAAACCATGA
- the istA gene encoding IS21 family transposase, with amino-acid sequence MYQYRQVLVRMRQGDSDRDIDRSKIMGRKKLAAVREIATERGWLSPGNALPDDTQLATAFSRKEFLPASCISSAEPWREQIAQWHDAGVPGTTIHGALVRNHGYEGSYSSVYRLLQQLKAELTPDVPMRLEFKPADAAQVDFGAGPTITDAHTGEIHKTWFFVMTLCWSRHQYVEFVRDQSVDTWLLCHRHAFEWFNGVVARVIIDNPKCAIVKACIYEPEVQRAYAQCAEGYSFKVDPCPPRDPAKKGIVESGVKYVKSSFLPLREFRDLDDANRQAQAWVMQEASTRTHGTTREVPLKRFEDVEQALLLPLPDVQPELATWARVKVHRDAHVQFQRAYYSVPFRLAGKDLWLKATATMVQLYYEHELSASHVRQTAPGTRSTVADHMPPAAQAWQLHDTQWCLREAQRIGPSCHALVHALFGDQVLIKLRAVQGVLRFAQQFGASRLEAACRRANHFGTPSYKAVKLILQKGLDQSWLSTEPAESSATTYTHGGRFCRDTQTLLIH; translated from the coding sequence ATGTACCAATATCGACAGGTTCTGGTGCGAATGCGCCAGGGTGACTCCGACCGGGATATCGACCGGTCGAAGATCATGGGCCGTAAGAAGCTGGCAGCCGTGCGTGAGATCGCAACCGAACGCGGGTGGCTTTCTCCGGGCAACGCTCTGCCGGATGACACGCAGCTCGCTACAGCGTTTAGTCGCAAGGAATTCCTGCCAGCGAGCTGTATCTCGTCAGCCGAACCATGGCGCGAGCAGATTGCACAGTGGCACGACGCGGGCGTGCCCGGCACGACGATTCACGGCGCGCTGGTGCGCAACCACGGCTACGAAGGAAGCTACTCATCCGTATACAGGCTGCTTCAGCAGTTGAAGGCGGAGCTCACGCCGGACGTACCAATGCGGCTGGAGTTCAAACCTGCCGACGCCGCACAGGTTGATTTCGGCGCAGGTCCGACCATCACCGACGCGCATACCGGCGAGATCCACAAGACGTGGTTCTTCGTGATGACGCTGTGCTGGTCACGGCATCAGTACGTTGAATTTGTCCGCGACCAGAGTGTCGACACATGGTTACTGTGTCATCGCCATGCCTTCGAGTGGTTCAACGGCGTGGTCGCACGCGTCATCATCGACAATCCCAAGTGTGCCATCGTCAAGGCCTGTATCTACGAACCCGAAGTCCAGCGGGCCTACGCGCAATGCGCCGAAGGGTATTCGTTCAAGGTCGATCCTTGTCCGCCGAGGGACCCGGCTAAAAAAGGAATTGTCGAATCGGGCGTCAAATACGTGAAGTCGAGCTTCCTTCCTCTTCGCGAATTCCGTGATCTTGACGACGCCAACCGGCAAGCGCAAGCCTGGGTGATGCAGGAGGCCAGTACCCGCACGCATGGCACGACGCGCGAGGTGCCGCTCAAGCGTTTCGAAGATGTCGAACAGGCGCTGTTGCTGCCGCTTCCCGATGTGCAGCCCGAGCTGGCAACCTGGGCGCGCGTGAAGGTCCATCGCGACGCCCATGTGCAATTCCAGCGCGCCTACTATTCCGTGCCGTTCCGGCTTGCCGGTAAGGATCTGTGGCTCAAGGCAACCGCCACCATGGTGCAGCTCTACTACGAGCACGAACTGTCGGCATCGCATGTCCGGCAGACTGCGCCGGGAACGCGTAGCACGGTGGCCGATCACATGCCGCCAGCCGCACAGGCCTGGCAACTGCACGACACCCAATGGTGCCTCAGAGAAGCGCAGCGTATTGGGCCTTCCTGCCACGCGCTTGTTCACGCACTCTTCGGCGATCAGGTTCTCATCAAGCTGCGCGCCGTACAGGGCGTGCTGCGCTTCGCCCAGCAGTTCGGCGCGTCTCGCCTGGAGGCGGCCTGCCGTCGCGCGAATCATTTCGGCACGCCAAGCTACAAAGCCGTCAAGCTGATCCTGCAGAAAGGCCTCGACCAGAGCTGGCTGTCGACCGAACCCGCTGAATCGAGCGCGACCACCTACACCCACGGCGGGCGCTTCTGCCGCGATACCCAGACCCTCCTGATCCATTGA